The proteins below are encoded in one region of Labeo rohita strain BAU-BD-2019 chromosome 15, IGBB_LRoh.1.0, whole genome shotgun sequence:
- the nrip1a gene encoding nuclear receptor-interacting protein 1 — MTHGEEPGPETHQDSAVLTYLEGLLMHQVAGGQGAAATQSGSQEQRNKDGTGHAQPSHGTRQEQNRTNSHCGASQHLRKARLLNSEAWTESETHRRSAPSVALNGQSEDHHSGQNGTSQDKGESTLLASLLQSFSSRLQNVTLPQQIIQGLRPPDAPCQISKPAQEDRADVPCHRPASSHLKGLVSKSKMQNHSNSVPYQRRRSSQESFSESPKALQSSTPSPSPESLSCTERLKAVANLVNIRSSPAPSPKPSVACSQLALLLSSEAHLQQYSREHALKAQLSGRSASERLSAMATQQTQEKQPTTSGQTHGLSLLHTKNGIPSQMSTSSSRQSPSLTSGQRRTEGSMRTGQRFRERRPFEKQGRPSQNCSSLLLQLLNSHNTTQRINGQGHLKDDLSTFGTLASPLFSDSEHSNPDSSLTKDSSDAESTYSSCSPIDLSLKNRTNVQTPVSTSSSPVRDRVPESSLNRWKPESPPVTVTSDHREMDTCSEMKPHHKVTLLQLLLDHKNNEKVNKGLDNPDLLQAVIPKVTSASTSSQSVFSTVMCKDVSDLSGHCGLSCRSPKLLPTFSQSRDSNSSASPYTLYGSPHSQSVPLDLCKAKQPASDARVKEPAFSASKLLQNLAQCGKQNPDISPPAKTPLPPIKLMTQELKVNHPPTLLERLAAPIQRNNTLWEEAKAKTSTVPEATQHVSEIENLLERRTVLQLLLGNAPQKEKVGSKRKREHCKNSSVEKPIHQATGQPNGPPLDITIKTEPVEEGHTYDYNKLSKQCQNPVLEPRKSTSYHSHESIKQEPLSPEAPTRDGLLCHLLKKRPNKTLQPNKLENLNKSCVKEESVEAQGPTIPKKRKFSIELEYHNSLTQQTKDLEHSGSMKEDNSGCLAARDLETREGRDPSSPPEADSPPAKFPPYESNENRSFNVLKQLLLSDNCLKELSQPRGTFSSPSHTVLNGNTIKQSCIEGEIQNFHRSLSPSNASSKKASSHRQESPHVAQHEPAKSKIDYSTTKDLKGPAKMVNGDYQTQKYRPDSPRFTKTNPILYYMLQRSNAQLVKDGEGLEVGSGQMQTKVKNESSGDTEAFEL; from the coding sequence ATGACTCATGGGGAAGAGCCTGGCCCTGAAACACACCAGGATTCTGCTGTATTAACATATCTGGAAGGCTTACTCATGCATCAGGTAGCAGGAGGACAGGGTGCGGCAGCAACACAGAGTGGAAGCCAAGAGCAGAGGAATAAGGACGGGACAGGGCATGCACAGCCTAGTCATGGCACTCGGCAGGAGCAGAACCGGACAAATTCCCACTGTGGAGCCTCACAGCACCTCAGAAAGGCTCGACTCCTCAACTCAGAGGCCTGGACGGAGAGTGAGACTCACCGGAGGTCAGCACCCTCCGTTGCGCTCAACGGGCAAAGTGAAGACCACCACAGTGGCCAGAATGGAACCTCTCAGGATAAAGGAGAGAGTACGCTTCTAGCGAGTTTGCTGCAGTCTTTCAGTTCTCGACTTCAAAACGTGACCCTGCCACAGCAGATTATCCAAGGCTTGAGGCCACCGGATGCCCCCTGCCAGATAAGCAAGCCTGCACAAGAGGACAGGGCAGATGTGCCTTGCCACAGACCTGCCTCGAGCCACCTCAAAGGGTTAGTAAGCAAGAGCAAAATGCAGAATCACAGCAACAGTGTGCCTTATCAACGTCGACGGTCCAGTCAGGAAAGTTTTTCAGAATCTCCCAAGGCACTGCAGAGCAGTACTCCCTCCCCATCTCCCGAGTCTCTATCTTGTACCGAGCGCCTAAAAGCTGTGGCAAACCTGGTGAATATCAGATCAAGCCCCGCTCCGTCGCCCAAACCAAGTGTGGCCTGCAGTCAACTGGCTCTGTTGCTCTCCAGTGAGGCCCACTTGCAACAGTACTCTCGAGAACATGCCCTGAAAGCCCAACTCTCTGGACGATCAGCCAGTGAAAGACTATCAGCCATGGCCACACAGCAGACACAAGAAAAACAACCTACAACTTCTGGCCAGACTCATGGACTAAGCCTCTTACACACCAAGAATGGAATACCTTCACAAATGTCAACAAGCTCCAGTAGACAGAGTCCAAGCCTGACTTCAGGGCAAAGAAGGACAGAAGGTTCCATGCGGACAGGACAACGCTTTAGAGAACGTCGACCTTTCGAGAAACAAGGAAGACCGTCACAGAACTGCAGCAGTCTTCTACTTCAGCTTCTCAACAGTCACAACACCACACAGCGAATTAATGGACAGGGTCACTTGAAAGATGACCTCAGTACCTTTGGCACTCTGGCCTCTCCACTTTTTTCAGACAGTGAGCACTCGAACCCCGACAGCAGTCTTACAAAAGACAGCAGTGATGCCGAGAGCACTTACTCTAGTTGCTCTCCTATTGACCTTTCTCTGAAGAACAGAACAAATGTACAAACACCTGTATCTACTTCGTCCTCACCTGTACGGGACAGAGTCCCAGAGTCTTCATTGAACAGGTGGAAGCCTGAGAGTCCACCTGTTACAGTTACCTCAGATCACAGGGAGATGGACACCTGTTCGGAGATGAAACCTCATCACAAGGTCACTCTATTACAGTTGCTCTTGGATCACAAAAATAACGAGAAAGTAAACAAAGGTTTGGATAATCCAGATTTGCTGCAAGCTGTAATCCCTAAGGTCACTAGTGCATCTACGAGTAGCCAGAGTGTTTTCAGTACGGTTATGTGTAAGGACGTAAGTGACCTTAGCGGACACTGTGGATTGAGTTGTAGAAGTCCCAAACTCTTGCCAACTTTCTCCCAAAGCAGAGACTCCAACAGCAGCGCATCTCCATACACACTTTATGGGTCTCCCCATTCTCAGTCTGTCCCATTGGATCTTTGTAAAGCAAAACAACCTGCAAGTGATGCAAGAGTAAAAGAACCTGCCTTTAGTGCTAGTAAATTGTTACAGAATTTAGCTCAGTGTGGAAAACAAAACCCTGACATTTCTCCTCCAGCAAAGACACCTTTACCCCCTATCAAACTCATGACCCAAGAGCTGAAAGTTAACCATCCTCCAACTTTACTTGAGAGACTCGCTGCGCCAATTCAGAGAAACAATACACTGTGGGAAGAGGCCAAAGCAAAAACTTCAACTGTGCCCGAAGCAACACAGCATGTCTCGGAGATTGAGAATCTGCTTGAAAGACGTACAGTTCTACAACTTCTTTTGGGCAATGCTCCTCAGAAAGAAAAGGTAGGCAGCAAACGAAAAAGAGAGCATTGCAAAAACAGTTCTGTGGAAAAACCAATACACCAGGCAACTGGTCAACCAAATGGTCCTCCATTGGATATCACAATTAAAACTGAGCCTGTTGAAGAGGGTCATACGTATGACTACAACAAACTGTCAAAGCAATGCCAGAATCCAGTATTGGAGCCTAGGAAAAGCACCAGTTATCATTCTCATGAAAGCATCAAACAAGAACCACTGTCCCCAGAGGCTCCCACCAGAGATGGTCTGCTCTGTCATCTACTAAAGAAACGACCCAACAAAACCCTtcagccaaacaaattagagaACCTAAACAAGAGCTGTGTCAAAGAAGAATCAGTTGAAGCCCAGGGACCAACAATCCCAAAGAAGCGGAAATTTTCAATAGAACTGGAATATCATAACTCTTTGACTCAGCAGACCAAGGATTTGGAACATTCTGGTAGCATGAAAGAAGACAACAGTGGTTGTTTGGCTGCCAGAGATTTAGAGACAAGAGAGGGCAGAGACCCATCTAGCCCCCCAGAGGCTGACAGCCCTCCAGCTAAGTTTCCACCATACGAGTCTAACGAAAACCGAAGTTTCAATGTTCTAAAGCAGCTGCTTCTATCAGACAACTGCTTGAAGGAATTGTCTCAGCCAAGGGGTACATTCAGTTCACCGTCACACACTGTACTGAATGGAAATACAATCAAGCAATCGTGTATTGAAGGTGAAATTCAAAACTTTCACCGGAGCCTGAGTCCCAGCAATGCATCTTCTAAAAAAGCAAGCAGTCACAGGCAAGAATCTCCCCATGTTGCACAGCATGAGCCTGCAAAGTCAAAAATCGATTACAGCACCACAAAGGATTTGAAGGGCCCTGCAAAGATGGTTAATGGAGACTATCAAACACAAAAGTACAGGCCCGACTCACCTCGGTTTACCAAGACTAACCCTATTTTGTACTATATGCTCCAGAGGAGCAATGCACAACTGGTTAAAGATGGGGAGGGGCTGGAGGTAGGCTCGGGACAAATGCAGACAAAGGTCAAAAACGAGTCATCAGGTGATACTGAGGCCTTTgaactttaa